Below is a genomic region from Raphanus sativus cultivar WK10039 chromosome 4, ASM80110v3, whole genome shotgun sequence.
GATGCCTACTGGAGCTACGAATCCGACGATGAAAaacgaagacgaagaagaaagaaaaaggacCCTCTGTACAAAAGGTATCTCGAAGGAGATCCTTCTGTTGGTCCGCTAGGCGATGATAGGTACGACTTTATAGTCGAATACCCCAGCGCAAAAAAAGAACCAGAGCAAGACTTATTGATGATCAGCCCAAACAACTTTCCTCCACCAGAAGATTTCATCAAAGACGACGTTGCTCATACCCCAAAAATCCTTTCTGCAGCAATAGGTTCTTCTGGACCTACTCAGCTTAGCCAAGCAGAAAAGGTTCTAAACTGGCAAACAGAAAATTCTCTTGCTCAGAATTATCTGTTAACAGCAATAAACCAAAAGGTCGATCAACTGACTGAAGGAGTTAACAAAAGGCATCTTAGCCTTCAAAACTCGATAACAGAAATACACGGTCGGCTTAACAGTCTACATCAGGAGATGATGACGATGGCGAAGCACATGATGGTTGACACGACTCAATTTCGAAGCAAAGAAGCAGAGACGGCAAGCctcaaaaatcaattaaaagacCTCCAACGGAGCTTAGAGAGTCTAATCTACAGTCAACGACAGAAAGACTCTTACTTCAACCCTTTGGGGAGTTCATCGACAGATTTACCGATGTACCAAGGATCGTACTCTCCAGGATTCCTTTCGAGCTACCAAACCCCAAAAATGAGATCGCCACTACCTGGTTTTCTATCTTCCGATGAAACCTTTACATCAAGATATGGCTCATCTTCGATTTTCGCAGAAAAGCCAAAACAAACCAGATCAAAATCAAGAAGACACAAAGAAACTGAATTTCAAGTCAACCCACCGAAGAGGCCAACTCTTACGTCATCATCTAGCCATGAGTCGGTGGACAACAAAGGAAAAGACATCGGCATCATCGAATTTTCGATGACCAGTTTGCTAGATAATATTGTCGAAACCACCAAACTACTGGAGAATCAACCGGTTCCTCAAGAAGAAACTCAGCCCTCacccatcgtcaacatcaagcACTTCTCAGACTCAAGCTCCAGTGAATACGATATAGATTGTGATGAAGAATCGCTCCCAAAACAGTATGTAATTGGTGAAGGATCAAGTACTCCTAAACAAGAGCCAAACGTCAACGAAGTATATTCAAGTGAGGAAGACATGAATTATGAAGCTCCAAGAGAAGAAACTCGCAATAAGCGTTTCTCTTCGAAGGTTATGGTATTTACGTTCGACGATATCCCTTTCGACAAATGGAATGATCGGTTGGACGAATTCCATGCATGGATGAACTCAGAAGCTATTACGTCTCCCCTGCATTTGGTGATTCAACAATTCACAGCGAGACTGTCTGGCGCACTTAAGGAATGGTGGAATTCCCTCGGGGAATACAGACAGCAGCAAGTTTATCAGACAACAATTCCGTTGCTACTAGGAGAAATCCACAGAGAATTCATTGGCACTCCAACACATCAAAAGGAACAAATTCAAGAAGAATTCTTCTCAGCAAAATGTTGTTCTCTGAAAAAGAAAGATCTTGCGAAGCATTTTGAAAGACAGACGAGAAGATATTATGCGCTAAACGGACTCAATAATCCAAGCCTGAAGCATGTCTATCTATCGTCCATTGATGATTATCTTAGTCAGCAGACTAAGTTGTACATCAGAGATCAAGGACAAACAATTGAAGAAATCTCCATTGGTCAAATCCAGCAGTATGTCTTTAGAACTCTCGACAAACTTTGCAAGCAGAAGGAGTTCTGGATGGAGTTTATGGATCGATCGAAGCAGCTATCAAAAATATGTGCAAGACCGGATCTATCGATCAAATGCTCGAAGTCCAAGAAATCATGCTCTTGTGATTCTAATGGAAAGCGCAAGAAATTCAAAAAGCGTTTCTCAAGACGCTCACCAACCTTCAGGCGCAAAAGATTCTTTCGAAAGAAAAGAAGCTTCAAGAAGTCAACAAAGTGCTTTCTGTGTCGAAAAGAAGGACATTATGCTAAGAATTGCCCTAACaagtcaaagaagaaaaaacaatatctaATCAGCTCGATATCGAAGATCGCACCAGATATTGACATCGACACCCACGACTTGGAATCAGTTCTATCTTATGATAGTGACGACAGCGGAGCCATTTGTGGATACTCCGACTCCGACTCTGACAATTCCTCTGAATCATCTCACGACGAAGACGAAGATTGCTGCTTCAAAATCACAGAGATACCgaagcaagaagaaaaataCCCCCGCATCTTCAGGTGAAGATCTCTGATCCGGCCCATAAAGAAAAACCAGTCGATGCCATCGCATTCATAGATACTGGGGCCCACACGACGATAATAAATCCAAAAATTCTCCCGTCTTCTATGTGGCTACCGCATCAACAAGAATTTCGTGTGGCAAATTCAGGATCATTATCCATCAAACTCAAATCAAAGCCAATTACAATTGAGCTTTTTCCAGGATGCCGAATCACAACTACAGTCCTTGGGTCAACAGCACCAGGCAAAGACGTAATATTAGGGTGGGATTCATATTGCACTCTCAAAAAGTCATTCAACATCTCGATCGAACCAGAAGGCATACGGTGGAAGAATTTCTACAAATCTTTCACTACTGTACCACGACTTTTCGCAGTGGAAGAATATGTTTCTCAGGCATATGcaaaaatcaaagaagaaatGACGAAATATTCATGTGCAGAGTCTCATACGGAATTCCTTCAAAAGTGCAGCAAACCACTATGGCTCAACTCCCAGTTCTTTGTTTCGTTACCTTTCAAAGAAAACGTCCTAACCACACCGACAAAAGCAAGTCACGCTGGGATGCCACCAACCCTTTTGAAGCAGGCTAACGAAGAATGCGATCAACTAGTAGAGCAAGGAGTAGTTTCAAACACAACTTCTCCATGGGCATGTAAAGCATTCTACGTCAATAACCGTGCGGAGCAAGCAAGAGGAAAACTCCGGCTAGTAATTGACTACAAGCCATTAAACCAATTTCTCCAAGACTTCAAATTTCCCCTACCAAACAAAAAAGCACTTCTTCAGCACCTTCAAGGAGCGACTGTATTCTCAAAGTTTGACCTCAAGTCTGGATTTTGGCAACTTGGCGTTCAACCAGAAGAAAGATACAAGACCGCATTTTGTTTGCCAAACCGGCACCTCCAGTGGAATGTCCTACCTTTTGGTCTAAAGACAGCACCGTCACTGTTTCAGGAGGCAATGTTACGTATATTCAAGCCTCTTCTCGAATCggctttaatatatatagacgACATCCTGCTATTCTCGTCAGATGAGAAGGAGCATGTTCAACTCCTTCAACAGTTCCAAAGTATCGTCCTACAGTATGGAATTATGCTATCGGCCCGCAAGATGGTCATAGCCCAGCCCGACATTGAATTCCTTGGAATGCAGATAAAAGATGGCAATTTTACACCTCAGGCCCATTTAGCTACGACGCTTCTCGATTTTCCCGACGAAAACCTAACTAAGCGACAAGTCCAGCAATTTCTTGGTGTAATCAATTATGTCGGCGACTTCATCCCGCAACTTTCGCAACTGACAAGACCACTCCAGAAGATGCTGACAAAGAATCCACCTCAATGGGCAAACAGACAAACCGAGGCGGTCAAAAGCCTAAAACTAGAGGTGCAGAGGCTACCACCTTTAAAGATTCCTTCCACAGGAACGCGCATACTGCAGACTGATGCAAGTGACAAATATTGGGGAGCTATTTTATTTGAAGAGATAAACGGGAAACGTCAAATCTGCGGATACGGAAGCGGACGCTTTAAAGATTCTGAAATGCATTATCACTCCACGTTCAAAGAGATATTGGCGGTCAAGAAAGCTATCGAGAAGTTCGAGTTTCATCTGATTGGACATAAATTTCGAATCGAAATGGATATATCATCTTTTCCGAAGATGTTACAATTCAAGCAGAAGATGGTCCCACACCAACAATTATTGAGATGGTGGTTTTCGAAATACGACTTCGAATCCGTCTATTTAAAGGGCTCGAAGAACACTCTAGCAGACATGCTCAGTAGAAACCCACCAGAAGAAATACATATGATGGAGAGCTCTAACTCAAAGAGTTTCTACAACTTCGCAGCCAACATGCCTGAAGACGCCCAAGAACTCATCAACAAAAACACTCTTCACGAGCGTCTCAGACAAATGGTCTTTCGATACCAGTCAACTATTCTGTCAAGATATGGACCCAGCAATCACTTCATCAGCCCAATGGGGATTCACCCTGACTTCCCATTTGCACATCTCTACAGGATCGAGAACGCCTTCATGCCAGAAGAGGTCCTTTGCTTCCTCTGGTATCTTTGCTCGAGCTTCACCATCGGTATAGTTTTTGACATTCAATGGCTGTACCAATACATCAATGCTCAATTCAACGACCCTCTCCGAGGACACAACGAATGCCTCTCCACTTTCTTAACATGGTTCGCGCCGTTATCTGCCTGGAACGGTAAATTAAGAAAATCAGCAAAAGCAACTGGATTACCATTCAAGAAGTTAAGAGGCCAAGGAAGTCTTAACCCCTTCTTCAATCCTCACACCATCTATTTCTTTCACCGTCCTGTTCAagtcaacaacaaaacaaaaaaggtcCATGCACTACCTACACTCATCCACCACAACGACTATCAAAGAGGAGTCAGACCTGATTTCAACCTCAATGACACCAAAGCCTACGAAGACTTCCAAACTCATGCATTCCGACTCAACAATGCAATTCAGACATTCCCTATTCCTTTCAACCCGAATTGGTTCTACTACCCTATTGATTACCAGATGGATCTTGATGAAGATCTCCAATTCTTTATGGAGAAACGTGCCCCTCTGCCGGCCAGCTTAGAACCCAAGAAGAAAAGGCCCATAGAAGCTCAAGCTCCCATAGAAGCCCAAGCAACGCAAGAAAACGAACAACCACAAGAGTGCCCTCCAGAGTTCTTTCAAGATGCGCAACTTCCAGACGACGAGATGAATATCGATGAGATAGAAAAGAAGTTCAACATTGAAATTGATGAAGAAGCAGCAAAAATAATTGAAGATTATGAAGAAGAGTACGTCTGCCCAGGTGAATATTACGGATGCTGCGACAAGCATATCATCGAGTTCGAGATTGATCATTAAAATAAGCATCCattattaatgtataattatgtaaaatatgtGTGCTTTTAATCAAATAAAGCGATGATGTAATCGCTATGTAAGCATGATGCAAGCGATGATGTAATCGCTATGTAAGCATGATGCAAGCAATGAGGTAAGCGCTTATGTCAGCGCCTTATCCTCATCTATAAATATGTGTGTACCCCCTTGTGAAATATCAtcaaataatttcataaaaaaaccTCTCTCTAAGTTTCTCTCTCTAATGTCTCTCTAAAGTTCTCTAGTTTTCTAGACCTTATCTCATCTTTGATAAGCTCTGATTCCTATCTTCCATACACAAGATGCGATCCAATTCTTAGCTGTAATTCTCCTTGATCGGTTTCCGTCAATACGACTCTGTCAACACGACTTTCGGGGGAGGTGATTATCCTAACAGTGGTTGAGCTTGATCGAAAAGGCCGAGGTAGTGCCTGAATCGCTCCCTATACCTGGAAAATCATCGAACTCGTTTGATCAATACGACTTTGTCAACACGACGTGATCGGTTAAAGACAGCTATCCTGGTATTAAATtcataactttaattttttttaattgaaatgttattttccaacattatgtatttataaaattaaaagaatacaATGTAGAAGTATTAAGTTCtaataaatgtaataaaatCGGGCAGTACAtaagatattgaattttttttttggaaatatgaaATGTTGTTTTCCTATTCTGAATAGATTATAGGGAATTATCTAGAATTtagaaatacatattttataaaatgaaatatactcTATATACATGATATATTTGGCGTTATTGCCATTATTATCATTCTTGAAAAATTTGGtctatataataattatgttttgttgtGCCTTAATTCACAATTgtctaaaattatgaataaatattttttttaaatgtaaaaaaatcatGTTACACTTAATTGGATAATGGcctctaatatatatatatatatatatatatatatatatatatatgtatacttccactgtttttatgtttaatgTTAATACTTGTTCAGTcaattataaatgttatttatttatatatatatatatatatatataatttcaggtttatttgaattaaaaagtaattatgggaaaaagatattataaattaaagtttaaaattaaaagataacagaatgaaaaacaccaaaataagaaaatgtGAACTCATAATGGAAAACAACAAAACGAATTTAAACCATAGAATAAAATCCAAGATCGTGAGCAGCACATCCATACCAAATTCCTTAGTATTATAGAAGGAAATcctattaaaacaatataatttaagttagtatattATGTAATGTCTATCTCACTATCAAATGGTATTACCTCTTTCTGAAAGACTGGATCTCTGGAACATCGTCATGCTCGAATAAAATTCTCGAAAATCCATCAATCGTTCTCACTTGGTTGAGCCCACCTGATCATGATAAAAAAGTGAACATcataataaatgtttaagatATTTGaacaactatttgaaaaaatatatactcGTAATCCCTAATGACTGatcttataacaaaatatatagaaagtgaaaataatacaGTAAATTTCGTATGCAAATCATGAAAAAACGAATCTAATTAGTTCCTAACTCACTcactatttaatatttgtcaaaattCAATTTCCATATAAGAAACAAATTTGGAAAATCTTCGTAAATATCAATTAGAAATATGGAAAGTGGAAAGGAAGAGAATAATCAAAATTCGATTTCGAAATAAAAAGATCATAATTCACTCTCTATTTAATATGAGTCATAATTATATTTCcatatgcaaaacaaatttacaaaatctTCCTAAAGatcatttcaaaatatagaaagtaGAAAGGAATGAAATAATCACGTggacaaaatatatagaaagtgaAAATAATGCAGTAAATTTCGTATGCAAATTATGGAAAAACGAATCTAATTAGTTTATAACTCACTcactatttaatatttgtcaaaattCAATTTCCATATTAGAAACAAATTGGGAAAATCTTCGTAAAGATCAATTAGAAATATAGAAAGTGGAAAGGAAGAGAATAATCAAAATTCGATTTCGAAATAAATATGGTTCCGAAATTAACTTCTTCCCTTTTATACATATGCGGATATGAAACTATGTATAAGGGACATACGAATATGCATGTCTGTCCAATGGCAATAGCCGTAATATCCTAAGGATCTGAGAAGGAATCTTGTGCCGACACGTCGTCAAAATGGCAAACTAAAAAATATAGTACTCTTTAAAGATTACTCTCTATTTTTGCTTCCATTTTAATACTAAGAGAGGATAAGGATTAATCGGGTCCTGGTCTAGAATACCTCATGTCATGTAAAATAGCTCGAAGATAGTTGCAAGGTGCAACTTGAATAtcgtttttgtttgcttataaAGTCTGCTTGCATATAGTTGAACATGGTAACACGTTATACCATCGTTGcattttttcatattatttatgttttgtaaaattACATAACCGATTGAAACGATATACATTTTGCCAAGTCCTaattgttaatgtaagataaacaagctacgctatgtagaacacacagtagtacagggttattcaattccaagaaatacgactatatttattctttcaaaagctcttacacgttcttcttaaaagcaataaatcaaacaagctcaagacaaacctcgacttgtttgctagtcaactcgttcagagatctaagacagactctgaaccacctaagctcttaacccctagatgctttgcttctccttcttaggacgtacaaaactctctattgctaaaagctctccctgtgtgttaacCGGCAACACATTGCCAACGCTTCCTTTATATATCTTTcaggaagccctagatctaatctatctacccaatggaaactttccatttcttctacttcagcgaataagccaatcttccttttctttttagatcgattgcttcttcttcaagtcttcctttaatgtccctcttcattaaatcttcttttaatgcatcggtcttgatacgtgcttctcacgaaccacctctctgatgtagtagttcatgtcactcttcatgaactacttcagctctgctacatcatcgtcttcccatacaccttcaatctccccctttttaattCGTCGTCTCACAAGTACCTGAGATAGAAGACAAGAACCAACCACACACAACAGCACCAGTATATATGTCTAAACGTTAATCCAACCAACTCAAGACAAttaagaacatacttatattatcctAAAACCGGGTTTAAGCAAAGTAAaacataatatcaaaagataGCATATGCAAATGCTCCCCCATAATCTTAGCCAgtctgaaaacatggataacaaggAATTGCAACAAGTGGTGCAATTGAAATAACATAGACATGAAAACAAAGCAACAAAACACAGCTCCCCCACAATCTTGGTCTTCTACATcctagtcttcttcttctccccctgcttgtgagcacacggattaaaaacaCCAAGAAAAATACCTCACATATTCATAAGGATAGGGATACTAACCTGCTACAGCACTCTGAAGATCCTGAACTATCTCAGCTAGCGCTTGAAGGGCTCGTGTTGTGTCCTGTAGTGCCACTTGCAAATCAACACGGCTGAGTGGTCCTTGAGGGATGGCAACTGATCCAAGTTCATAAAGGGATACACGACGTGGTGCAGTTCTGGAGCTTGGTGTAGCAGTTCGTGGAGCAGGGATCGGAGCAGGAGATGCCTGACGGGTTGTCCTTGCAGAGCTTCTCTTTGGTTCAGCTTTAGCTGGTCCCTTTCCTTTTGCCAGTCTCTGCTCATAGATCTCGCCCACTCGTTTATCCTTCTTGTAGAGAACCGGACGTTGGAGCTTGTCACTAGGATAGGATGGAACCGCCTGCTGACTTTGAAGAAGTGCCATGATCAAGCGAGGGAAGATCAACCAGCGGGCATCATTGACTTGAATCACTCCAAGATTAAGAATCTGTCTGAACATCATCTTCCCCAAATCAACACGGACTCCATGAGCCATCTTGTAGATCAGTCTTGCTCTCTCAAGTGAGACATATGTCTTGTGAGTCGAGGGAATCCAGTTGTATGCAGCTATGATCATCAAGGCCCCGTAGCATGGAGTAAGGTCCGCTGTAGTGAGACCATCCCATTCTGTCTTTGTATCTCCGGTGATGAAAGAAGCTAACTCAGTTACCGAGATATCATCCAACGTTGcggcttcctcctcttcttcctcagtaAGTGGTTCCCAATCTATGGCATTATTGAGGTGCGCAGGTGAGAACTTGTACTCTTGTCCCCGTACAGAGACAACCACTTCATCAACATCCGCTTCAGCTTTAGTACTCGGCAGACCTGCATAGAACTCAGCTACAACTTGCTCAACATACACTGCAAGATTCGAGACAGTTGATTCCATAGATCCTTTCTTGATAACGGCCAAGTAACCCCACTGATCAGCTTCCTTCAGATCCACCGAACGCTCAGCAAGTACCTTACGCTTAAGGAACTGATCATACCTTTTCTTGATGAGAGGAGGCATTGGTTCAGCACTTTTATCACCAGACCTTCTCGATCTCAGCTGAGGCGAGGCTCCTGCTTCCTTAGCCAAATATGGAGACTTGGCTGCATCTTCTGGTGTGAGAAACTGAGATTGAGTTGGTGTACTAGACTCCCCTGTCTTTCTCTGTTTCCCAGAGCGCAACCCTAATCTCTTCAGCACCCGTTTCTTCCTCCTTTCCTTCTGGGAAGCTTCATCTGATTCAGAACCCACAGTAACAGCATCATCCTTGGGTTCATCGTCCACTTTCTTGGCTGAATCAGACTCAGCTTCACTTAGCTCCTTCTCAACTTCAATGATCGCCAGAGGTAGAGCAGATTCATCCTTTTCTTCTGGTGATTTAGCAGTGACCGGAACATCTTGAATGGCAGCACCAGTGGATCCGATTTGCGGTTGCGGATCTGCTTCAGGAACCTTCACAGATGGCTCCTCTCCAAGACCTGGAGTCCTTTCATCGCTCTCCTCTGAAGGGGCTTTCTCATTAGCGGTATTGAATGAGTCAAGCTCCTCGGTGACCTCAGGGAGTGCATCGGAGACGGGCATATCGTTTCTCGGTGGAGGCGATTCAGGTTCGCCATCAGCGAGTAACCTTCGACTTCCTTCAGCCTCTGCATGCTTTTCTTCCTTGGATGATTCGGCTTGTTGAGCTGATTTCTTTCCTTTCCCCATGATAGATGTCAGTTTCTGTGTGAGAATCGTGTGAGAGGTGAAGAGAGGCTGCGAGATTGAGCTTCTTAAGCACGATGGAGATTTTCTAGGGCTTGTTCCCCACTACTTCCCTTAACggaataaaactgaatcaacttTTTCTGATATTGCAGATCTGGTCCCTGACTTTTTATCCTCTCCTTTGCATGCCTACAACATTTTAATTTCTCTCatccaaacacacaaacattaGGCACATTCGTGAATTATTAATGTATCATCAGACTTTCAAGATAGTAATAAAACACAAGTCACAACTCACAATTGGCTGAATCAAGATTACTATAAAGCATTAGATCAATTCAGTTCAGTTACCATTTGTGTGAAGTGCTTCACGAGTTGCCTCAGTGCGTGATTCAAGCTGCACATATAACTCTTCCTAGATCTTATATTCTGGTGCAGCCGATTGTCTTTTTATGGCTAGCTTTCACATTGATATGCCTTCATCAATGCTGCcggttttcattctttattctcgtgctgtgaaacccctgttgtttcccatcatgaatctatcaaaatttttttttttttattttctgagcaTCTTTCTGTATCATTGCTGGCTCTTTTTATTGAGAGGGGGGGGCCACAGATTGACGTGAAACCTGTACCATTACAACATTGACGGCATATCAAGCAGCTCTTTTCCACAGCGTTCTCGGGTTCCAAAACCAATCTGAATCATATGTACATCCCGAATCAGCACCTGCACTATTCTCTGCACAACTTGACTCAACAATCAAGATTACACACACCAATTGCATTTCTTAATGTGATAAATCGATTAAATTCAAGAGATTTAGTGAATATATCAGCCAACTGCAAATCAGTAACTACATGTTCGATTACTACCtgattgtcttcaactaattctctgatgaagtggtgccttatgtcaatgtgcttcgtccttGAATGTTGGACCGGATTCCTCGAGATATCAATTGCacttttgtt
It encodes:
- the LOC130510617 gene encoding uncharacterized protein LOC130510617; translated protein: MGKGKKSAQQAESSKEEKHAEAEGSRRLLADGEPESPPPRNDMPVSDALPEVTEELDSFNTANEKAPSEESDERTPGLGEEPSVKVPEADPQPQIGSTGAAIQDVPVTAKSPEEKDESALPLAIIEVEKELSEAESDSAKKVDDEPKDDAVTVGSESDEASQKERRKKRVLKRLGLRSGKQRKTGESSTPTQSQFLTPEDAAKSPYLAKEAGASPQLRSRRSGDKSAEPMPPLIKKRYDQFLKRKVLAERSVDLKEADQWGYLAVIKKGSMESTVSNLAVYVEQVVAEFYAGLPSTKAEADVDEVVVSVRGQEYKFSPAHLNNAIDWEPLTEEEEEEAATLDDISVTELASFITGDTKTEWDGLTTADLTPCYGALMIIAAYNWIPSTHKTYVSLERARLIYKMAHGVRVDLGKMMFRQILNLGVIQVNDARWLIFPRLIMALLQSQQAVPSYPSDKLQRPVLYKKDKRVGEIYEQRLAKGKGPAKAEPKRSSARTTRQASPAPIPAPRTATPSSRTAPRRVSLYELGSVAIPQGPLSRVDLQVALQDTTRALQALAEIVQDLQSAVAGGEEED